From one Accipiter gentilis chromosome 3, bAccGen1.1, whole genome shotgun sequence genomic stretch:
- the TLR3 gene encoding toll-like receptor 3, which yields MGSAILWWSSLSVRLVSVCLLCASVGKQCQIRNEMADCSHLKLTQIPSDLPNNITGLDISHNQLRQLGPANLTKYSQLVYLNAGYNSISKLQPELCKNVPLLQILKLEHNELYKIPDGVFASCTNLTELNLGYNRIDTKNDPFKTLENLSILDLSHNLLKSANLGLQQQLKNLRVLILDSNEITELKKEDFSFLSNTSLNSLDLSSNPLKEFHVGSLHAIGNLFGLILNDVELGENRTKKLCTELSNTAIQNLSLSHVKLSSVGKSTFEGLQGTNLTVLNLSQNSLSVIEDDSFQWLSSLQYLNLKHNNFHVSSRLFYGLSSLKHLNLINSLTGKIEDFSFHWLYRLEYLIMDNNNFPGITANTFTGLNNLKYLSLCNCNINLQRITNKTFLSLGNSSLQVLNLTKTRISTIESGAFSSLGHLKILDLGLNEISQELTGHEFKGLNNIQDIYLSYNKNLALQSESFIFVPSLRKLMLRKVGCSNLALSPSPFHPLQNLTVLDISNNNIANIKEDLFDGLHKLDILDLQHNNLARLWKHANPGGPVLFLKGLPNLRILNLKSNGLDEIPVQVFKGLFQLKNLDLGSNNLNMLPAALFDDQTSLISLNLQKNLITSVEEKVFGPAFKSLRILEMDSNPFDCTCESIAWFADWLNVTQAYIPGLQSQYICNTPPKYHGSLVVHFDSSACKDSAPFKLLFVITTSIVMLLIFIVLSIHFEGWRIAFYWNILVNRVLGFKELDRQQEEFDYDAYVIHAKQDKNWVSKNFISLEKHNHFQVRFCLEERDFEAGVSEFEATINSIKKSRKIIFVVTEHLLQDPWCKNFKVYHALQQAIEQSRDSIILIFLQDIQDYKLYHALHLRRGMFRSSCILNWPAQKERVSAFHQQLVMALKSNSKVN from the exons ATGGGAAGTGCTATTCTTTGGTGGAGCAGCTTATCTGTCAGACTGGTGTCTGTCTGCTTGCTGTGTGCATCAGTTGGAAAGCAATGTCAGATCCGAAATGAAATGGCTGACTGCAGTCACCTAAAGCTGACTCAAATTCCTTCTGATCTCCCAAACAATATAACAGGTTTGGACATTTCTCATAATCAGCTAAGGCAGCTAGGTCCTGCAAATCTGACCAAGTACAGCCAGCTGGTTTACTTAAACGCAGGCTACAACAGCATCTCTAAACTGCAACCGGAATTGTGCAAAAATGTGCCCCTGTTGCAGATTCTGAAGTTAGAACATAACGAACTGTATAAGATCCCTGATGGAGTCTTTGCTTCCTGCACCAACCTGACTGAGCTCAATCTAGGATACAACAGAATAGATACAAAAAATGATCCTTTCAAAACTCTGGAG AACTTGAGTATTTTGGACCTATCTCATAATCTTTTGAAGTCGGCAAATTTAGGATTGCAGCAACAGTTGAAGAACCTTCGTGTGCTCATCTTGGATAGCAATGaaatcactgaattaaaaaaggaagacttcAGTTTTCTTAGCAACACCTCATTGAATAGTCTTGATTTGTCATCAAATCCACTGAAAGAG tttcATGTAGGAAGTTTACATGCAATCGGAAATCTGTTTGGCCTCATACTGAATGATGTTGAACTTGGTGAAAATCGCACAAAGAAACTTTGTACAGAATTATCAAACACTGCAATTCAGAACCTCTCACTGAGCCATGTGAAGCTTTCGTCTGTTGGCAAGTCAACTTTCGAGGGATTGCAAGGAACAAATCTTACAGTTTTAAACCTTTCCCAAAATTCTCTGTCTGTGATAGAAGATGACTCATTTCAGTGGCTTTCAAGTTTACAATACTTAAACCTGAAGCATAATAACTTTCATGTATCTTCACGTTTATTTTATGGATTATCCAGCCTCAAACATCTGAATCTGATAAATTCACTTACTGGGAAAATTGAAGATTTTTCCTTTCATTGGTTATACCGCCTGGAGTACCTTATAATGGATAATAACAATTTTCCAGGAATTACTGCTAATACGTTCACGGGTCTGAACAACCTGAAATACCTGAGTCTCTGTAACTGCAACATAAACTTACAAAGAATAACTAATAAAACGTTTTTGTCACTTGGTAATTCCAGTTTGCAAGTTCTCAACCTCACAAAAACAAGGATCTCTACAATAGAAAGTGGGGCATTCTCCTCCTTGGGACATCTGAAAATTCTTGATCTTGGTCTCAATGAAATTAGTCAAGAGCTCACAGGTCATGAGTTTAAAGGTCTCAATAATATACAAGATATTTATCTTTCCTATAACAAAAACTTGGCTTTGCAAAGTGAATCATTCATTTTTGTCCCAAGCCTTAGAAAACTGATGCTGAGGAAGGTAGGTTGCAGTAATCTGGCACTTTCTCCTTCACCTTTTCATCCTCTACAAAATCTGACTGTCCTGGACATCAGCAATAACAACATAGCAAACATAAAAGAAGACTTGTTTGATGGACTTCACAAACTTGACATTCTGGATTTGCAGCACAATAATTTAGCCCGACTCTGGAAACATGCAAATCCAGGTGgccctgttctttttttaaaaggtcttcCCAACTTGCGCattcttaatttaaaatcaaatggGCTTGATGAGATTCCCGTTCAGGTTTTCAAGGGTCTGTTTCAACTAAAAAACTTGGATTTAGGATCAAATAATTTGAATATGCTTCCAGCAGCTCTGTTTGATGACCAAACCTCTCTGATTTCATTGAACCTGCAGAAAAATCTGATAACCTCAGTTGAAGAAAAAGTGTTTGGCCCAGCTTTCAAGAGCTTGAGAATACTAGAGATGGATTCCAATCCATTTGATTGCACCTGTGAAAGCATTGCTTGGTTTGCTGATTGGCTTAATGTGACCCAAGCATATATACCTGGATTGCAGTCCCAGTACATTTGCAACACCCCACCTAAATATCATGGTAGTCTGGTGGTGCATTTTGATAGCTCGGCCTGCAAAGACAGTGCTCCATTTAAACTTCTGTTTGTGATCACTACCTCTATTGTGATGCTACTCATTTTTATTGTTCTCAGCATCCATTTTGAAGGGTGGAGAATAGCTTTCTACTGGAATATTTTAGTAAATCGAGTACTCGGTTTTAAAGAACTTGACAGACAACAGGAAGAGTTTGATTATGATGCCTATGTTATTCATGCAAAACAGGACAAGAATTGGGTATCTAAGAATTTCATCTCTCTGGAAAAACATAACCACTTTCAAGTTAGGTTTTGTTTAGAAGAACGGGACTTTGAAGCAGGTGTATCTGAATTTGAAGCCACAATTAACAGTATAAAAAAGAGcaggaagattatttttgttgtgaCTGAGCACCTCTTACAGGATCCCTGGTGCAAAAA ttttaagGTGTATCATGCTCTTCAGCAAGCTATTGAACAAAGTCGGGACTCCATTATATTGATCTTTCTTCAGGATATCCAAGATTACAAGTTGTATCATGCACTTCACCTGAGAAGAGGAATGTTCAGATCTTCCTGCATCTTGAACTGGCCAGCCCAGAAAGAACGAGTCAGTGCATTTCATCAGCAATTAGTGATGGCACTTAAATCAAATAGTAAAGTGAACTGA